The sequence CTTGCATGACCTTCAAGTATATGGTGTTATTGTGACCATACTGCTCTGTTTTATTGTATTTGGTGGTGTCAAAATCATCAACAAGGTTGCACCTGCCTTTTTAATACCAGTACTCTTTTCACTGCTGTGCATATATCTTGGTGTCTTCATTGCACCGAGACACAATGCTCCAAGTAAGTACCATGTGGCTTATATGTTGGATAATCATTCATTATGCATTTCTGCATTCAATTGTAATGCTGGCTTTCCTACTTAGAGGGAATCACTGGGTTGCGTCTAACCTCACTCAGAGACAACTGGGGTTCAGAATATCAACGTACAAACAACGCTGGAGTTCCTGATCCAAACGGTTCAATATATTGGGATTTCAAGTAAGCTTATAACATCTCTAAAAAACTTGAAAAATTATCTATTAAATGTGTATTTATTCTCGTCATTCTATTTAATTTTCACTTGACCCCATGAACTTTGACCAATCATGGCAATGATCCCACTCCCATTATATGTTAATAAGGTCAATACTGATGGGTGTGAGTTTCCTCACATGCATGTTCATTCTATTAGAGAGATTGCAATGTTTCACGAAGTTTATTATAGAGTAAATTGCACTTTGCATCAGGTTTCGCAAGATTTTCAACTTTCCATCAGGTCTGGCGCAATATTGTTGCAATTTGCACCAGGTCCTGTAAAAACAAATCATTCATTTGTATTATGGGATAAAATATAAATCTATAGATTTTAGTTAAAAAATATTATTGTGCCAGACCCGGCGCTTATTAAACTTCTAGGATAGCTTTACTGGAGTCAAGTTGGTCTAACTGACCGAATTACTTGGTGTCAACTAGGGTCACATGGTAAACACTTGCTTACATAGCGCATAACCTGATGGGTGCATAACAGGGACTGCAAACATTAACCCTAGTTCAGGCAGACCCAAGAAGCAAATTTCCCATCTACTTTATGGGATAGTCTCTAACCAGAGAAAGGTCCACAATATCCCCTCCTATCTTCGATGCAACAATGAAATCAACCTGCCTGcctccacatcagcaacttccGTCAACTCACAGCTCTCGGTACTATTTGACCAAGGCCGACGAGTTTAGGGACTATACAGGCTTATAAGGGCCTAAGTGACATTGAAGGCTGATGATGAATCAAACTCTATTATTGGAAACAAATAAGTTTTTGGACCTGCAAGATAATTTGTTAATTCTTTGTCTGTGCAAATGCAATTTTCCAACACATTTTTTGTATACTTTTCAGTGCTTTGGTAGGTCTCTTTTTCCCAGCAGTCACTGGAATTATGGCTGGTTCAAACCGATCTGCTTCACTCAAAGATACACAGCGTTCAATACCAGTTGGAACATTATCTGCAACTCTTACAACAACTGTTATGTACTTGTTATCTGTGCTGTTGTTTggagctttggccacaagagaagAGCTTCTAACTGATAGGTACATGTTTCTCAATGCTGCAAGTTATCACTGCTTCCGCTTCAGAATTGTAGATAATGTGTCCTCTAGGGTTTAGAATATTTTGTATGCTTCAGTTCCGTGTTTATGATGTCGTCAGGGCATGCTTATTTGCTGTATCAGTTCTCACTGCAACAGCTATTCTTCTGACAGTTATATAATGCACATATTTCTTTAATCTATTTTTGTTTCTGTATtcttttattgaaaaactatgtCCGTGTTAGTCCCATAAGCTGCTACATTACTGAGTTGTTGTGTGGTTAGCTCATAAATATCCTTTATGCAGGCTTCTTACCGCTACAGTGGCATGGCCTGCACCAGTAGTGATTTACATTGGTATCATCCTGTCCACTTTAGGTGCAGCGCTACAGTGTTTGACAGGGGCTCCAAGGTTACTAGCAGCAATAGCAAATGACGATATCCTTCCAGTCCTTAATTACTTTAAGGTTTCTGAAGGAGTCGAACCTCACGCAGCTACTCTATTCACAGCATTAATCTGTATTGGATGTGTGATTATTGGGAACTTAGATTTAATCACACCCACTATCACTATGTTTTTTCTGTTGTGCTATGCTGGTGTGAACCTGTCGTGCTTTCTGCTCGACTTACTTGATGCTCCAAGTTGGCGCCCTCGATGGAAATATCACCACTGGAGTCTTTCACTTGTTGGTGCATTGCTTTGTGTTGGTACGCCGTTTGACTCTTACCATTTTATTTTGTCATCCATTACATTAATCCTGAGCTGCCTGTAGTACTTTTTCTAAACATTAATATCTGTAACTTAGGAATTATTTTGAATTTTGATTGAATAATTCTGTTCACAAGCATGATTTTTACTCCAACCAGCTTCTCGTAACCTGTATTGATGCATTGTTTAGTTCGTATTTCTTGTGGCCCACAGCTAGTTAAAATGCATCCTCACATTGTATTTATGGTCGGGTTTTTCACTAAATGGATCTTCCTCTCAAATTTCAGTTATCATGTTTTTGATCTCCTGGTCTTTCACTGTTATCTCCCTTGCCCTTGCAAGCCTCATCTATTACTATGTGAGTCTAAAAGGGAAGGCTGGAGACTGGGGAGATGGGTTCAAGAGTGCTTATTTTCAGTTGGCATTGCGAAGTCTCAGATCGCTAGGAGGTATGACTTTCTACATGGCAAAGAAATAGTTATTTGTAATCTATTTACACATTATTCTAACACTCACTTACTGTTCTTCTCACAGCAAACCAAGTTCATCCTAAGAATTGGTACCCCATTCCTCTGATATTATGCCGTCCTTGGGGTAAACTTCCAGAAAATGTCCCTTGTCATCCAAAACTTGCCGATTTTGCTAATTGTATGAAGAAGAAGGGCCGTGGTATGTCAATATTTGTCTCAACAATTGACGGTGATTATCATGAGCTGGCTGAGGACGCTAAGACTGCCTGTCAGCAGCTGGAGGCCTACATTGAGTACAAACAATGTGAGGGTGTTGCAGAGATAATCGTAGCACCTTCGATGTCTGAGGGCTTCCGCAGCATTGTTCAGACGATGGGCCTAGGGAACTTGAAGCCGAATATTGTTGTGGTGCGGTACCCTGAGATTTGGCGCCGTGAGAATCTGACAGAGATACCGTCAACATTTGTGAGTATAATAAACGATTGCATCATTGCTAACAAGGCAGTGGTTATCGTGAAGGGTCTTGATGAGTGGCCTAATGAGTTCCAGAGACAGTATGGGACTATTGACCTGTATTGGATTGTGAGAGATGGAGGATTGATGCTTCTTCTGTCTCAGCTCCTGCTCACAAAAGCGACCTTTGAAAGCTGCAAGATCCAAGTCTTCTGCATAGCTGAAGAGGACACTGATGCTGCAGAGCTAAAGACTGATGTCAAAAAGTTCTTGTACGATCTTAGGATGCATGCCGAGGTCATTGTCGTGACTATGAAGTCATGGGAATCTCACATGGAGAGCAGTAGCAGTGGTGCTCAGCCAGATGACTCCCAAGAGGCCTACACAAGTGCACAGCAAAGGGTCAGTGCATACCTTTCCGAGATGAAGGAAACCACGGAAAGAGAAGGACGGCCGCGGATGGTGGATGGGAAGCAAGCTGTTGTGAATGAAGAAAAGGTCGATAAATTCCTCTATACAATGTTTAAGTTGAACTCCACAATACTGAGGCACTCCAGGATGGCAGCTGTGGTGCTAGTGAGCCTCCCTCCGCCACCGCTGAATCATCCTGCATACTTCTACATGGAGTACATGGATCTGCTTGTAGAGAACGTCCCACGCATGTTGATAGTTAGGGGATACAGAAGAGATGTTGTCACATTTTTTACTTGATCAAATATAATACAGTCTGAGCTCTTGTGCCCTCCTAGCAGCAGAATGGATACACAGATTTGCAGAATTCACCACAACTGCAGTTGGAAGGCCTCTCATTGACAGCTATCTTATGAGATACACTGGGTGGTTATTGCAATATTAGGTACACAAACATTAGTATATTCATTCTTTTACTGGACACAAAAGAGATGAATATTGGGACATTACAAATTTTGTAGCCCTGTTCTCCATACCTTGATAGTTTTATAGAAACACAATGCCTCCTATTTTTCACCGGAACAGTAGCGATAGTGATCCTGTTTGTGTTATTTAACATTATCTGTACACGATCTGAGATGCTGTGCAACTGTTGTTGAAAGGGAGCAATACCAATGCTATAATTAGAGAATATTCTGGTAATGCCCGATGCCGATACATCTCTTGGGAACATCAGCTGATATGATGTTTTACTGGACTTGTGTTGACATACTAGGAAGTCTTTATTATGCATTGCACTGCTGTTGTTGTCACTACTGAGAGTTCTTCTGTCAAATACAGAGTATAATAAATTTTGTTGGTgtgaattttttcctgtcatatttACTATGGTAAGGTGATATGATCCCACAGCATGAATATCTCTTTACGGCTGTTACTTGTCTAGGCGGCTAGGCTTCGCCATTATGTTGAGATGATATGTTCTACTATTTGGTTAAGTGGCATGATGAGAGTTATCTGAGTGATGCTCGGTTTTGTTAGCAACGCCTACCGAGTACCAACTCGATGGTTATATATTCTGTTATATTCCTCATTCTGTTATTTCCTTTTTATATTTGGTTGTGCAATTTGTCTATTTGCAAACGTTAAATATGACCACTCTAGCAATTTATCCTTACTCTACATATTATCTGCAATGAATAGTGGAATGTTTGAATGGAAGTCAATTATGGAGCTCCAAAACTGGCGGGGAATAGAAGCTTGCAAATGCCACACTAGAAATACCCTTCCTCTGAACTTGAAAAAACTATGATAAAACCACACCATTTTCTTTGTCAAACTACCCATGAAGCTGCACTGTACATGTTTGAAATGGCTGAAAAATGTGTAGATTGGTTTTGTGAAGCCAAGTTCTGAACCGATGGGCTACTCTGCCGAACTGATGGAGAATTATCACCAGCAGATCATGACTTGGGACAAAAGTGCACTATCATTCCATTTTCATGACAGGCTCGCTGTGGTGGCTTCCAAAGCAGCAGAGTCGTTTGCTGTTGTGGTCTGCCAAGTAGCGGAGTCCTCCTGGATTGGCCCCTGTTTCTCATGAGTCACCCAACAGGTTCAGTCATTCCTGGAGAGACCATGGGCACAACATTTGTTTCAACACAGCTAAAAAAATCGTAGCGGTGATGCGACTCTGAAACGAAGTGAGTTAATTGAGCTTAACGACTCGTTTTACTTATTTTGTTAGTGACTTCCAACTACTAAACACGCTAGGAGACGAGTTGAGTCCGTTGCTGTGCATTGTGACTGACTATTCAAATTTATTTGAAGTGTGAGCAAGCAGTTTAATTTGGAGGCTCACATAATTTGCACCACTATATGGATTTGACTCCGAGACAATGATACCGCTCCGTGTGAAGCTCATACTAGTTGTGAGCAAATGAAGATAACACAATGTACTGTACCACACGTCAGCCTCGTAGTAGGAACATTCCCGATACCTTACAATCCTAGCTATGCCAGCCCAGACTCTTGGCGGTCTGGATGTTTGGGAATGAGAATTGGACTGTGCATGACATGGATAAGAGAAAGTGTTAAAGCATGTAGGCTACAAACTTAACTAGTCAGCACTAGCATTAATTCCTTATGGTATAGTACAATACATGTGGTGCGTGTACGCCCCATTGAGGACTTATATACGGAGAAACTTGTGTTAATAAGTGTTGATGTATATTGTCGTATGCAGCAGAGTAGAAGAACATGCTTACATTGATGTTACCATACAAATGGAGCATTTTTGACTAGTGTTTGCCATATGGATATACACCTAAATAATCACATATACATCCTCTTGAATCTAGAGGAAATTCTAACTTTATTTGGAATGCTCAACGACAAGGGAGAACCCCACCTCAAATAAAATTTATTGATAAAAAACATTGCAATATACAGTGGAATTTTAAAAAAAGTGTCGATCGATTAAGGTCAGCCAGAACTGTGAACGAAAGGCACCAATCAGTTAGGACCAAAATTATAGACAATGATCAATTAtggcaagatgcaaccaatattacaaaAGCATAGATTAATCCTGGATTAAGACGAACCGTAGGGTGAGTATGTAGGAGGAATTGCATGATGTATTACTTTTCGATAAAGgatggattttattgactcaaaatgaagcatcaaagtggatacaaacacaatgagcacacactcggtctctgcatagttaggatgcacacagccaacaccaacacacacatAAAAAAACACGCTAGCATTGTGACTGACTATTCAAATTTATTTGAAGTGTGAGCAAGCAGTTTAATTTGGAGGCTCACATAATTTGCACCACTATATGGATTTGACTCCGAGACAATGATACCGCTCCGTGTGAAGCTCATACTAGTTGTGAGCAAATAAAGATAACACAATGTACTGTACCACACGTCAGCCTCGTAGTAGGAACATTCCCGATACCTTACAATCCTAGCTATGCCAGCCCAGACTCTTGGCGGTCTGGATGTTTGGGAATGAGAATTGGACTGTGCATGACATGGATAAGAGAAAGTGTTAAAGCATGTAGGCTACAAACTTAACTAGTCAGCACTAGCATTAATTCCTTATGGTATAGTACAATACATGTGGTGCGTGTACGCCCCATTGAGGACTTATATACGGAGAAACTTGTGTTAATAAGTGTTGATGTATATTGTCGTATGCAGCAGAGTAGAAGAACATGCTTACATTGATGTTACCATACAAATGGAGCATTTTTGACTAGTGTTTGCCATATGGATATACACCTAAATAATCACATATACATCCTCTTGAATCTAGAGGAAATTCTAACTTTATTTGGAATGCTCAACGACAAGGGAGAACCCCACCTCAAATAAAATTTATTGATAAAAAACATTGCAATATACAGTGGAATTTTAAAAAAAGTGTCGATCGATTAAGGTCAGCCAGAACTGTGAACGAAAGGCACCAATCAGTTAGGACCAAAATTATAGACAATGATCAATTAtggcaagatgcaaccaatattacaaaAGCATAGATTAATCCTGGATTAAGACGAACCGTAGGGTGAGTATGTAGGAGGAATTGCATGATGTATTACTTTTCGATAAAGgatggattttattgactcaaaatgaagcatcaaagtggatacaaacacaatgagcacacactcggtctctgcatagttaggatgcacacagccaacaccaacacacacatAAAAAAACACGCTAGCATTGTGACTGACTATTCAAATTTATTTGAAGTGTGAGCAAGCAGTTTAATTTGGAGGCTCACATAATTTGCACCACTATATGGATTTGACTCCGAGACAATGATACCGCTCCGTGTGAAGCTCATACTAGTTGTGAGCAAATGAAGATAACACAATGTACTGTACCACACGTCAGCCTCGTAGTAGGAACATTCCCGATACCTTACAATCCTAGCTATGCCAGCCCAGACTCTTGGCGGTCTGGATGTTTGGGAATGAGAATTGGACTGTGCATGACATGGATAAGAGAAAGTGTTAAAGCATGTAGGCTACAAACTTAACTAGTCAGCACTAGCATTAATTCCTTATGGTATAGTACAATACATGTGGTGAGTGTACGCCCCATTGAGGACTTATATACGGAGAAACTTGTGTTAATAAGTGTTGATGTATATTGTCGTATGCAGCAGAGTAGAAGAACATGCTTACATTGATGTTACCATACAAATGGAGCATTTTTGACTAGTGTTTGCCATATGGATATACACCTAAATAATCACATATACATCCTCTTGACTCTAGAGGAAATTCTAACTTTATTTGGAATGCTCAACGACAAGGGAGAACCCCACCTCAAATAAAATTTATTGATAAAAAACATTGCAATATACAGTGGAATTTTAAAAAAAGTGTCGATCGATTAAGGTCAGCCAGAACTGTGAACGAAAGGCACCAATCAGTTAGGACCAAAATTATAGACAATGATCAATTAtggcaagatgcaaccaatattacaaaAGCATAGATTAATCCTGGATTAAGACGAACCGTAGGGTGAGTATGTAGGAGGAATTGCATGATGTATTACTTTTCGATAAAGgatggattttattgactcaaaatgaagcatcaaagtggatacaaacacaatgagcacacactcggtctctgcatagttaggatgcacacagccaacaccaacacacacatAAAAAAACACGCTAGCATTGTGACTGACTATTCAAATTTATTTGAAGTGTGAGCAAGCAGTTTAATTTGGAGGCTCACATAATTTGCACCACTATATGGATTTGACTCCGAGACAATGATACCGCTCCGTGTGAAGCTCATACTAGTTGTGAGCAAATNNNNNNNNNNNNNNNNNNNNNNNNNNNNNNNNNNNNNNNNNNNNNNNNNNNNNNNNNNNNNNNNNNNNNNNNNNNNNNNNNNNNNNNNNNNNNNNNNNNNNNNNNNNNNNNNNNNNNNNNNNNNNNNNNNNNNNNNNNNNNNNNNNNNNNNNNNNNNNNNNNNNNNNNNNNNNNNNNNNNNNNNNNNNNNNNNNNNNNNNNNNNNNNNNNNNNNNNNNNNNNNNNNNNNNNNNNNNNNNNNNNNNNNNNNNNNNNNNNNNNNNNNNNNNNNNNNNNNNNNNNNNNNNNNNNNNNNNNNNNNNNNNNNNNNNNNNNNNNNNNNNNNNNNNNNNNNNNNNNNNNNNNNNNNNNNNNNNNNNNNNNNNNNNNNNNNNNNNNNNNNNNNNNNNNNNNNNNNNNNNNNNNNNNNNNNNNNNNNNNNNNNNNNNNNNNNNNNNNNNNNNNNNNNNNNNNNNNNNNNNNNNNNNNNNNNNNNNNNNNNNNNNNNNNNNNNNNNNNNNNNNNNNNNNNNNNNNNNNNNNNNNNNNNNNNNNNNNNNNNNNNNNNNNNNNNNNNNNNNNNNNNNNNNNNNNNNNNNNNNNNNNNNNNNNNNNNNNNNNNNNNNNNNNNNNNNNNNNNNNNNNNNNNNNNNNNNNNNNNNNNNNNNNNNNNNNNNNNNNNNNNNNNNNNNNNNNNNNNNNNNNNNNNNNNNNNNNNNNNNNNNNNNNNNNNNNNNNNNNNNNNNNNNNNNNNNNNNNNNNNNNNNNNNNNNNNNNNNNNNNNNNNNNNNNNNNNNNNNNNNNNNNNNNNNNNNNNNNNNNNNNNNNNNNNNNNNNNNNNNNNNNNNNNNNNNNNNNNNNNNNNNNNNNNNNNNNNNNNNNNNNNNNNNNNNNNNNNNNNNNNNNNNNNNNNNNNNNNNNNNNNNNNNNNNNNNNNNNNNNNNNNNNNNNNNNNNNNNNNNNNNNNNNNNNNNNNNNNNNNNNNNNNNNNNNNNNNNNNNNNNNNNNNNNNNNNNNNNNNNNNNNNNNNNNNNNNNNNNNNNNNNNNNNNNNNNNNNNNNNNNNNNNNNNNNNNNNNNNNNNNNNNNNNNNNNNNNNNNNNNNNNNNNNNNNNNNNNNNNNNNNNNNNNNNNNNNNNNNNNNNNNNNNNNNNNNNNNNNNNNNNNNNNNNNNNNNNNNNNNNNNNNNNNNNNNNNNNNNNNNNNNNNNNNNNNNNNNNNNNNNNNNNNNNNNNNNNNNNNNNNNNNNNNNNNNNNNNNNNNNNNNNNNNNNNNNNNNNNNNNNNNNNNNNNNNNNNNNNNNNNNNNNNNNNNNNNNNNNNNNNNNNNNNNNNNNNNNNNNNNNNNNNNNNNNNNNNNNNNNNNNNNNNNNNNNNNNNNNNNNNNNNNNNNNNNNNNNNNNNNNNNNNNNNNNNNNNNNNNNNNNNNNNNNNNNNNNNNNNNNNNNNNNNNNNNNNNNNNNNNNNNNNNNNNNNNNNNNNNNNNNNNNNNNNNNNNNNNNNNNNNNNNNNNNNNNNNNNNNNNNNNNNNNNNNNNNNNNNNNNNNNNNNNNNNNNNNNNNNNNNNNNNNNNNNNNNNNNNNNNNNNNNNNNNNNNNNNNNNNNNNNNNNNNNNNNNNNNNNNNNNNNNNNNNNNNNNNNNNNNNNNNNNNNNNNNNNNNNNNNNNNNNNNNNNNNNNNNNNNNNNNNNNNNNNNNNNNNNNNNNNNNNNNNNNNNNNNNNNNNNNNNNNNNNNNNNNNNNNNNNNNNNNNNNNNNNNNNNNNNNNNNNNNNNNNNNNNNNNNNNNNNNNNNNNNNNNNNNNNNNNNNNNNNNNNNNNNNNNNNNNNNNNNNNNNNNNNNNNNNNNNNNNNNNNNNNNNNNNNNNNNNNNNNNNNNNNNNNNNNNNNNNNNNNNNNNNNNNNNNNNNNNNNNNNNNNNNNNNNNNNNNNNNNNNNNNNNNNNNNNNNNNNNNNNNNNNNNNNNNNNNNNNNNNNNNNNNNNNNNNNNNNNNNNNNNNNNNNNNNNNNNNNNNNNNNNNNNNNNNNNNNNNNNNNNNNNNNNNNNNNNNNNNNNNNNNNNNNNNNNNNNNNNNNNNNNNNNNNNNNNNNNNNNNNNNNNNNNNNNNNNNNNNNNNNNNNNNNNNNNNNNNNNNNNNNNNNNNNNNNNNNNNNNNNNNNNNNNNNNNNNNNNNNNNNNNNNNNNNNNNNNNNNNNNNNNNNNNNNNNNNNNNNNNNNNNNNNNNNNNNNNNNNNNNNNNNNNNNNNNNNNNNNNNNNNNNNNNNNNNNNNNNNNNNNNNNNNNNNNNNNNNNNNNNNNNNNNNNNNNNNNNNNNNNNNNNNNNNNNNNNNNNNNNNNNNNNNNNNNNNNNNNNNNNNNNNNNNNNNNNNNNNNNNNNNNNNNNNNNNNNNNNNNNNNNNNNNNNNNNNNNNNNNNNNNNNNNNNNNNNNNNNNNNNNNNNNNNNNNNNNNNNNNNNNNNNNNNNNNNNNNNNNNNNNNNNNNNNNNNNNNNNNNNNNNNNNNNNNNNNNNNNNNNNNNNNNNNNNNNNNNNNNNNNNNNNNNNNNNNNNNNNNNNNNNNNNNNNNNNNNNNNNNNNNNNNNNNNNNNNNNNNNNNNNNNNNNNNNNNNNNNNNNNNNNNNNNNNNNNNNNNNNNNNNNNNNNNNNNNNNNNNNNNNNNNNNNNNNNNNNNNNNNNNNNNNNNNNNNNNNNNNNNNNNNNNNNNNNNNNNNNNNNNNNNNNNNNNNNNNNNNNNNNNNNNNNNNNNNNNNNNNNNNNNNNNNNNNNNNNNNNNNNNNNNNNNNNNNNNNNNNNNNNNNNNNNNNNNNNNNNNNNNNNNNNNNNNNNNNNNNNNNNNNNNNNNNNNNNNNNNNNNNNNNNNNNNNNNNNNNNNNNNNNNNNNNNNNNNNNNNNNNNNNNNNNNNNNNNNNNNNNNNNNNNNNNNNNNNNNNNNNNNNNNNNNNNNNNNNNNNNNNNNNNNNNNNNNNNNNNNNNNNNNNNNNNNNNNNNNNNNNNNNNNNNNNNNNNNNNNNNNNNNNNNNNNNNNNNNNNNNNNNNNNNNNNNNNNNNNNNNNNNNNNNNNNNNNNNNNNNNNNNNNNNNNNNNNNNNNNNNNNNNNNNNNNNNNNNNNNNNNNNNNNNNNNNNNNNNNNNNNNNNNNNNNNNNNNNNNNNNNNNNNNNNNNNNNNNNNNNNNNNNNNNNNNNNNNNNNNNNNNNNNNNNNNNNNNNNNNNNNNNNNNNNNNNNNN comes from Triticum aestivum cultivar Chinese Spring chromosome 5B, IWGSC CS RefSeq v2.1, whole genome shotgun sequence and encodes:
- the LOC123113126 gene encoding cation-chloride cotransporter 1 isoform X1; this encodes MGNGEIEAAEEGLPMPAPPVGRRYRPVGSEDSAVIQMTSMEPAPGGSTSVTGHDAVTPQPPRNFRPGGANLTIDPSMQEGSSDHATSSGPQRDSKLELFGFDSLVNILGLKSMTGEQAQAPSSPREGEDIAITIGRPKETGPKFGTMMGVFVPCLQNILGIIYYIRFTWIVGMAGIWQSLVLVSLCGACTFLTGLSLSAIATNGAMKGGGPYYLIGRALGPEVGVSIGLCFFLGNAVAGSMYVLGAVETFLDAVPSAGLFQESVTVVNNTLINGTATAGTATISTPSLHDLQVYGVIVTILLCFIVFGGVKIINKVAPAFLIPVLFSLLCIYLGVFIAPRHNAPKGITGLRLTSLRDNWGSEYQRTNNAGVPDPNGSIYWDFNALVGLFFPAVTGIMAGSNRSASLKDTQRSIPVGTLSATLTTTVMYLLSVLLFGALATREELLTDRLLTATVAWPAPVVIYIGIILSTLGAALQCLTGAPRLLAAIANDDILPVLNYFKVSEGVEPHAATLFTALICIGCVIIGNLDLITPTITMFFLLCYAGVNLSCFLLDLLDAPSWRPRWKYHHWSLSLVGALLCVVIMFLISWSFTVISLALASLIYYYVSLKGKAGDWGDGFKSAYFQLALRSLRSLGANQVHPKNWYPIPLILCRPWGKLPENVPCHPKLADFANCMKKKGRGMSIFVSTIDGDYHELAEDAKTACQQLEAYIEYKQCEGVAEIIVAPSMSEGFRSIVQTMGLGNLKPNIVVVRYPEIWRRENLTEIPSTFVSIINDCIIANKAVVIVKGLDEWPNEFQRQYGTIDLYWIVRDGGLMLLLSQLLLTKATFESCKIQVFCIAEEDTDAAELKTDVKKFLYDLRMHAEVIVVTMKSWESHMESSSSGAQPDDSQEAYTSAQQRVSAYLSEMKETTEREGRPRMVDGKQAVVNEEKVDKFLYTMFKLNSTILRHSRMAAVVLVSLPPPPLNHPAYFYMEYMDLLVENVPRMLIVRGYRRDVVTFFT
- the LOC123113126 gene encoding cation-chloride cotransporter 1 isoform X3 translates to MMGVFVPCLQNILGIIYYIRFTWIVGMAGIWQSLVLVSLCGACTFLTGLSLSAIATNGAMKGGGPYYLIGRALGPEVGVSIGLCFFLGNAVAGSMYVLGAVETFLDAVPSAGLFQESVTVVNNTLINGTATAGTATISTPSLHDLQVYGVIVTILLCFIVFGGVKIINKVAPAFLIPVLFSLLCIYLGVFIAPRHNAPKGITGLRLTSLRDNWGSEYQRTNNAGVPDPNGSIYWDFNALVGLFFPAVTGIMAGSNRSASLKDTQRSIPVGTLSATLTTTVMYLLSVLLFGALATREELLTDRLLTATVAWPAPVVIYIGIILSTLGAALQCLTGAPRLLAAIANDDILPVLNYFKVSEGVEPHAATLFTALICIGCVIIGNLDLITPTITMFFLLCYAGVNLSCFLLDLLDAPSWRPRWKYHHWSLSLVGALLCVVIMFLISWSFTVISLALASLIYYYVSLKGKAGDWGDGFKSAYFQLALRSLRSLGANQVHPKNWYPIPLILCRPWGKLPENVPCHPKLADFANCMKKKGRGMSIFVSTIDGDYHELAEDAKTACQQLEAYIEYKQCEGVAEIIVAPSMSEGFRSIVQTMGLGNLKPNIVVVRYPEIWRRENLTEIPSTFVSIINDCIIANKAVVIVKGLDEWPNEFQRQYGTIDLYWIVRDGGLMLLLSQLLLTKATFESCKIQVFCIAEEDTDAAELKTDVKKFLYDLRMHAEVIVVTMKSWESHMESSSSGAQPDDSQEAYTSAQQRVSAYLSEMKETTEREGRPRMVDGKQAVVNEEKVDKFLYTMFKLNSTILRHSRMAAVVLVSLPPPPLNHPAYFYMEYMDLLVENVPRMLIVRGYRRDVVTFFT
- the LOC123113126 gene encoding cation-chloride cotransporter 1 isoform X2 → MGNGEIEAAEEGLPMPAPPVGRRYRPVGSEDSAVIQMTSMEPAPGGSTSVTGHDAVTPQPPRPGGANLTIDPSMQEGSSDHATSSGPQRDSKLELFGFDSLVNILGLKSMTGEQAQAPSSPREGEDIAITIGRPKETGPKFGTMMGVFVPCLQNILGIIYYIRFTWIVGMAGIWQSLVLVSLCGACTFLTGLSLSAIATNGAMKGGGPYYLIGRALGPEVGVSIGLCFFLGNAVAGSMYVLGAVETFLDAVPSAGLFQESVTVVNNTLINGTATAGTATISTPSLHDLQVYGVIVTILLCFIVFGGVKIINKVAPAFLIPVLFSLLCIYLGVFIAPRHNAPKGITGLRLTSLRDNWGSEYQRTNNAGVPDPNGSIYWDFNALVGLFFPAVTGIMAGSNRSASLKDTQRSIPVGTLSATLTTTVMYLLSVLLFGALATREELLTDRLLTATVAWPAPVVIYIGIILSTLGAALQCLTGAPRLLAAIANDDILPVLNYFKVSEGVEPHAATLFTALICIGCVIIGNLDLITPTITMFFLLCYAGVNLSCFLLDLLDAPSWRPRWKYHHWSLSLVGALLCVVIMFLISWSFTVISLALASLIYYYVSLKGKAGDWGDGFKSAYFQLALRSLRSLGANQVHPKNWYPIPLILCRPWGKLPENVPCHPKLADFANCMKKKGRGMSIFVSTIDGDYHELAEDAKTACQQLEAYIEYKQCEGVAEIIVAPSMSEGFRSIVQTMGLGNLKPNIVVVRYPEIWRRENLTEIPSTFVSIINDCIIANKAVVIVKGLDEWPNEFQRQYGTIDLYWIVRDGGLMLLLSQLLLTKATFESCKIQVFCIAEEDTDAAELKTDVKKFLYDLRMHAEVIVVTMKSWESHMESSSSGAQPDDSQEAYTSAQQRVSAYLSEMKETTEREGRPRMVDGKQAVVNEEKVDKFLYTMFKLNSTILRHSRMAAVVLVSLPPPPLNHPAYFYMEYMDLLVENVPRMLIVRGYRRDVVTFFT